Proteins found in one Terriglobia bacterium genomic segment:
- a CDS encoding photosynthetic reaction center cytochrome c subunit family protein: MWLLSLAPAFGQTAPARPLMSEQAFKNVTVLKGIPVDEFMDTMGFISASTNYNCTDCHVEPKAEGDWSVYAQETPRKATARRMILMVQSINRTNFGGARVVTCYTCHRNLQGAPKITPSLRDQYGTPPDPDPDEVEITRQASGAPSADQIFDKYLQAVGGAEKAAAVTSIVFKGTYQGYAEPQAPVDIYVKAPNLRTVIVHTDGGDRTTTCDGSRGWMAAPAADKPFPVIAYSNGDLDAVRLDAVLSFPAGIRQALTKPVVGSSSIDDKDVVVVQGIANGGRSSIKLYFDKQSGLLVRQVRYADTMIGRVPIEVDYSDYRDVAPAGVKLPFHVITTWTDGRSDVQLSSAQTNVPIDAAKFNQPSPPARPKQ; this comes from the coding sequence GTGTGGCTGTTGAGTCTCGCGCCGGCGTTTGGACAAACTGCGCCGGCAAGGCCGCTCATGTCGGAACAGGCTTTCAAAAACGTTACTGTGCTCAAGGGAATCCCGGTGGATGAATTCATGGACACGATGGGGTTCATTTCCGCGTCCACGAATTATAACTGCACCGATTGTCATGTCGAACCGAAGGCGGAGGGCGATTGGAGTGTCTACGCCCAAGAGACGCCCCGCAAGGCGACAGCGCGTCGAATGATTCTGATGGTGCAGTCCATCAACCGGACCAATTTCGGGGGAGCACGCGTCGTGACCTGCTACACCTGCCATCGCAATCTGCAAGGCGCGCCCAAGATCACGCCGAGCCTGCGCGACCAGTACGGCACGCCTCCCGATCCCGATCCCGATGAAGTGGAGATTACCCGGCAAGCGTCCGGCGCGCCTTCCGCCGATCAGATCTTTGACAAATATCTTCAGGCGGTCGGAGGAGCCGAGAAGGCAGCCGCCGTCACCAGCATTGTTTTCAAGGGCACTTATCAGGGGTATGCGGAACCGCAGGCGCCTGTGGATATTTATGTGAAGGCTCCGAATCTGCGCACCGTGATCGTGCATACGGACGGCGGAGACCGAACGACGACCTGCGATGGCAGCCGCGGATGGATGGCGGCGCCTGCCGCGGACAAGCCATTTCCGGTGATCGCGTATAGCAACGGAGACCTGGATGCTGTCCGGCTGGATGCCGTGCTCTCGTTTCCGGCGGGAATCCGGCAGGCCCTCACGAAACCGGTGGTGGGTTCGAGCAGCATTGACGATAAGGATGTGGTCGTCGTGCAGGGGATAGCCAACGGCGGACGCTCTTCAATCAAGCTGTACTTTGATAAGCAGTCCGGCCTGCTGGTGCGGCAAGTGCGCTACGCCGATACGATGATCGGCCGGGTACCGATCGAGGTCGATTACAGCGATTATCGGGACGTCGCCCCGGCGGGAGTCAAACTGCCGTTTCACGTCATTACGACATGGACGGACGGCCGTTCAGACGTACAGCTGAGTTCCGCGCAAACGAACGTTCCGATCGACGCCGCGAAGTTCAATCAGCCATCTCCGCCGGCGCGTCCCAAACAGTAG